In Procambarus clarkii isolate CNS0578487 chromosome 82, FALCON_Pclarkii_2.0, whole genome shotgun sequence, one genomic interval encodes:
- the LOC123764401 gene encoding uncharacterized protein isoform X2 — MFGQVKDGLPLQPRELLLLPVLLLLCQEQSCLLLDRRGRHYGNLSYAGGCINAVQWLLCLLLIHGARKELRWLLVPWLSWMVVSLAMQLVWVFITLPYTPTIRGFASVFQFLWGVHYFIVVKTHYTRLALTFTPPEEPLRPVPPNSPTRKHKRRKRRVNPALQPTIRTLVGAAVKLQCEMTRIRWRHDDPEVIIIPKRWSNEVEQRSLRSGLEEGGGEDDGRGDGGRGDDGRGDDGRGDDGRGDDGRGDDGRGDDGRGDDGRGDDGRGDDGRGDGAVGEGKEHETEDEQTSKAKISHKKKNKKSRERRQRRAGNPEAENERRRHKKERKQAKQKNEIRSSEGGETEADRGERDEVDSESERGKDTQATGGRHVAGSVGGEALAVLEKDDQGLWTTGQRRESPVKREAAGECTEGYTSVQLGDTQVKWMLHDRKDQMQLSPSQSTSPVKQLLLPEGSSSPTELSDEVFPKTSPSRSLPTQFTESKGMALRGHSSLSEGTERMENLNHFETLGSLSCVEAKAGSYVPLTLHGSSPARNYARRISYKIAIECDTLDTGYDSSEV; from the exons ATGTTTGGACAGGTGAAGGATGGGTTGCCACTTCAGCCGCGAGAACTACTGCTACTCCCTGTCCTGTTGCTTCTGTGTCAAGAACAGAGCTGCCTGCTACTGGATAGGCGGGGTCGGCATT ATGGTAATCTCAGCTACGCCGGCGGGTGCATCAACGCTGTCCAGTGGCTGCTGTGCTTGCTGCTGATCCACGGTGCTAGGAAG GAGCTGCGGTGGCTACTGGTGCCGTGGCTGTCGTGGATGGTGGTGAGCCTGGCCATGCAGCTGGTGTGGGTCTTCATCACTCTGCCTTACACCCCAACCATACGAGGGTTCGCCTCCGTCTTCCAATTCCTCTGGGGCGTCCACTACTTCATCGTGGTCAAGACACATTACACCAGG CTGGCCCTGACCTTCACCCCGCCGGAGGAGCCTCTGCGGCCCGTCCCGCCCAACTCTCCCACCAGGAAGCACAAGCGACGCAAGCGGCGGGTCAACCCCGCCCTGCAGCCCACCATCCGCACCCTGGTGGGGGCCGCCGTCAAGCTCCAGTGTGAGATGACCCGCATCCGCTGGCGCCACGACGACCCCGAGGTCATCATCATCCCCAAGAGGTGGAGCAATGAAGTGGAGCAGCGTAGCCTTAGGTCGGGCCTagaagagggtgggggagaggACGATGGGAGAGGAGACGGTGGAAGAGGGGACGATGGGAGAGGGGACGATGGGAGAGGGGACGATGGGAGAGGGGACGATGGAAGAGGGGACGATGGAAGAGGGGACGATGGGAGAGGGGACGATGGGAGAGGGGACGATGGGAGAGGGGACGATGGGAGAGGGGACGGTGCTGTAGGGGAGGGGAAAGAACACGAGACTGAGGACGAGCAGACATCGAAGGCGAAAATATCTCACAAGAAGAAGAATAAGAAATCCCGAGAGAGGAGGCAAAGGAGAGCTGGCAACCCAGAAGCCGAAAATGAACGAAGAAGACACAAGAAAGAAAGGAAACAGGCGAAACAGAAAAATGAAATAAGGAGCAGTGAAGGAGGGGAAACAGAGgcagacagaggagagagagacgaggTAGACTCTGAGAGCGAGCGAGGGAAGGATACCCAGGCGACAG GAGGGAGACACGTGgccgggagtgttggtggtgaggccTTGGCCGTCCTGGAGAAAGACGACCAAGGCCTCTGGACCACAGGCCAGAGGAGAGAATCTCCTGTTAAGAGAGAGGCTGCCGGGGAGTGCACTGAGGGCTACACCTCCGTCCAACTCGGCGATACACAAGTGAAGTGGATGCTTCACGATCGCAAGGATCAAATGCAGCTCTCTCCCTCACAGAGTACCAGCCCAGTAAAGCAACTCCTACTTCCAGAAGGCTCTTCGTCACCTACTGAGTTGTCCGATGAAGTCTTCCCAAAGACATCACCATCCCGAAGCCTCCCGACACAGTTCACAGAGTCCAAAGGAATGGCGCTCCGTGGACACTCTTCGCTGTCGGAGGGGACGGAGCGCATGGAGAACCTGAACCATTTCGAGACTCTTGGCAGTCTCAGCTGTGTGGAAGCGAAGGCTGGGAGCTACGTCCCTCTCACTCTTCACGGTAGTTCCCCAGCCCGAAATTACGCGAGGCGTATCTCTTATAAAATAGCAATTGAGTGTGACACACTCGATACCGGATATGATTCAAGTGAGGTGTGA
- the LOC123764401 gene encoding uncharacterized protein isoform X1, whose amino-acid sequence MGCHFSRENYCYSLSCCFCVKNRAACYWIGGVGIIWGGFATVVDFISAYLPYQYCQRCLDYKLNGNLSYAGGCINAVQWLLCLLLIHGARKELRWLLVPWLSWMVVSLAMQLVWVFITLPYTPTIRGFASVFQFLWGVHYFIVVKTHYTRLALTFTPPEEPLRPVPPNSPTRKHKRRKRRVNPALQPTIRTLVGAAVKLQCEMTRIRWRHDDPEVIIIPKRWSNEVEQRSLRSGLEEGGGEDDGRGDGGRGDDGRGDDGRGDDGRGDDGRGDDGRGDDGRGDDGRGDDGRGDDGRGDGAVGEGKEHETEDEQTSKAKISHKKKNKKSRERRQRRAGNPEAENERRRHKKERKQAKQKNEIRSSEGGETEADRGERDEVDSESERGKDTQATGGRHVAGSVGGEALAVLEKDDQGLWTTGQRRESPVKREAAGECTEGYTSVQLGDTQVKWMLHDRKDQMQLSPSQSTSPVKQLLLPEGSSSPTELSDEVFPKTSPSRSLPTQFTESKGMALRGHSSLSEGTERMENLNHFETLGSLSCVEAKAGSYVPLTLHGSSPARNYARRISYKIAIECDTLDTGYDSSEV is encoded by the exons ATGGGTTGCCACTTCAGCCGCGAGAACTACTGCTACTCCCTGTCCTGTTGCTTCTGTGTCAAGAACAGAGCTGCCTGCTACTGGATAGGCGGGGTCGGCATT ATCTGGGGCGGGTTCGCGACTGTGGTGGATTTTATCAGCGCCTATCTCCCCTACCAGTACTGCCAACGGTGTCTCGACTATAAATTAA ATGGTAATCTCAGCTACGCCGGCGGGTGCATCAACGCTGTCCAGTGGCTGCTGTGCTTGCTGCTGATCCACGGTGCTAGGAAG GAGCTGCGGTGGCTACTGGTGCCGTGGCTGTCGTGGATGGTGGTGAGCCTGGCCATGCAGCTGGTGTGGGTCTTCATCACTCTGCCTTACACCCCAACCATACGAGGGTTCGCCTCCGTCTTCCAATTCCTCTGGGGCGTCCACTACTTCATCGTGGTCAAGACACATTACACCAGG CTGGCCCTGACCTTCACCCCGCCGGAGGAGCCTCTGCGGCCCGTCCCGCCCAACTCTCCCACCAGGAAGCACAAGCGACGCAAGCGGCGGGTCAACCCCGCCCTGCAGCCCACCATCCGCACCCTGGTGGGGGCCGCCGTCAAGCTCCAGTGTGAGATGACCCGCATCCGCTGGCGCCACGACGACCCCGAGGTCATCATCATCCCCAAGAGGTGGAGCAATGAAGTGGAGCAGCGTAGCCTTAGGTCGGGCCTagaagagggtgggggagaggACGATGGGAGAGGAGACGGTGGAAGAGGGGACGATGGGAGAGGGGACGATGGGAGAGGGGACGATGGGAGAGGGGACGATGGAAGAGGGGACGATGGAAGAGGGGACGATGGGAGAGGGGACGATGGGAGAGGGGACGATGGGAGAGGGGACGATGGGAGAGGGGACGGTGCTGTAGGGGAGGGGAAAGAACACGAGACTGAGGACGAGCAGACATCGAAGGCGAAAATATCTCACAAGAAGAAGAATAAGAAATCCCGAGAGAGGAGGCAAAGGAGAGCTGGCAACCCAGAAGCCGAAAATGAACGAAGAAGACACAAGAAAGAAAGGAAACAGGCGAAACAGAAAAATGAAATAAGGAGCAGTGAAGGAGGGGAAACAGAGgcagacagaggagagagagacgaggTAGACTCTGAGAGCGAGCGAGGGAAGGATACCCAGGCGACAG GAGGGAGACACGTGgccgggagtgttggtggtgaggccTTGGCCGTCCTGGAGAAAGACGACCAAGGCCTCTGGACCACAGGCCAGAGGAGAGAATCTCCTGTTAAGAGAGAGGCTGCCGGGGAGTGCACTGAGGGCTACACCTCCGTCCAACTCGGCGATACACAAGTGAAGTGGATGCTTCACGATCGCAAGGATCAAATGCAGCTCTCTCCCTCACAGAGTACCAGCCCAGTAAAGCAACTCCTACTTCCAGAAGGCTCTTCGTCACCTACTGAGTTGTCCGATGAAGTCTTCCCAAAGACATCACCATCCCGAAGCCTCCCGACACAGTTCACAGAGTCCAAAGGAATGGCGCTCCGTGGACACTCTTCGCTGTCGGAGGGGACGGAGCGCATGGAGAACCTGAACCATTTCGAGACTCTTGGCAGTCTCAGCTGTGTGGAAGCGAAGGCTGGGAGCTACGTCCCTCTCACTCTTCACGGTAGTTCCCCAGCCCGAAATTACGCGAGGCGTATCTCTTATAAAATAGCAATTGAGTGTGACACACTCGATACCGGATATGATTCAAGTGAGGTGTGA
- the LOC123764401 gene encoding ribosome-binding protein 1 isoform X3 — translation MVVSLAMQLVWVFITLPYTPTIRGFASVFQFLWGVHYFIVVKTHYTRLALTFTPPEEPLRPVPPNSPTRKHKRRKRRVNPALQPTIRTLVGAAVKLQCEMTRIRWRHDDPEVIIIPKRWSNEVEQRSLRSGLEEGGGEDDGRGDGGRGDDGRGDDGRGDDGRGDDGRGDDGRGDDGRGDDGRGDDGRGDDGRGDGAVGEGKEHETEDEQTSKAKISHKKKNKKSRERRQRRAGNPEAENERRRHKKERKQAKQKNEIRSSEGGETEADRGERDEVDSESERGKDTQATGGRHVAGSVGGEALAVLEKDDQGLWTTGQRRESPVKREAAGECTEGYTSVQLGDTQVKWMLHDRKDQMQLSPSQSTSPVKQLLLPEGSSSPTELSDEVFPKTSPSRSLPTQFTESKGMALRGHSSLSEGTERMENLNHFETLGSLSCVEAKAGSYVPLTLHGSSPARNYARRISYKIAIECDTLDTGYDSSEV, via the exons ATGGTGGTGAGCCTGGCCATGCAGCTGGTGTGGGTCTTCATCACTCTGCCTTACACCCCAACCATACGAGGGTTCGCCTCCGTCTTCCAATTCCTCTGGGGCGTCCACTACTTCATCGTGGTCAAGACACATTACACCAGG CTGGCCCTGACCTTCACCCCGCCGGAGGAGCCTCTGCGGCCCGTCCCGCCCAACTCTCCCACCAGGAAGCACAAGCGACGCAAGCGGCGGGTCAACCCCGCCCTGCAGCCCACCATCCGCACCCTGGTGGGGGCCGCCGTCAAGCTCCAGTGTGAGATGACCCGCATCCGCTGGCGCCACGACGACCCCGAGGTCATCATCATCCCCAAGAGGTGGAGCAATGAAGTGGAGCAGCGTAGCCTTAGGTCGGGCCTagaagagggtgggggagaggACGATGGGAGAGGAGACGGTGGAAGAGGGGACGATGGGAGAGGGGACGATGGGAGAGGGGACGATGGGAGAGGGGACGATGGAAGAGGGGACGATGGAAGAGGGGACGATGGGAGAGGGGACGATGGGAGAGGGGACGATGGGAGAGGGGACGATGGGAGAGGGGACGGTGCTGTAGGGGAGGGGAAAGAACACGAGACTGAGGACGAGCAGACATCGAAGGCGAAAATATCTCACAAGAAGAAGAATAAGAAATCCCGAGAGAGGAGGCAAAGGAGAGCTGGCAACCCAGAAGCCGAAAATGAACGAAGAAGACACAAGAAAGAAAGGAAACAGGCGAAACAGAAAAATGAAATAAGGAGCAGTGAAGGAGGGGAAACAGAGgcagacagaggagagagagacgaggTAGACTCTGAGAGCGAGCGAGGGAAGGATACCCAGGCGACAG GAGGGAGACACGTGgccgggagtgttggtggtgaggccTTGGCCGTCCTGGAGAAAGACGACCAAGGCCTCTGGACCACAGGCCAGAGGAGAGAATCTCCTGTTAAGAGAGAGGCTGCCGGGGAGTGCACTGAGGGCTACACCTCCGTCCAACTCGGCGATACACAAGTGAAGTGGATGCTTCACGATCGCAAGGATCAAATGCAGCTCTCTCCCTCACAGAGTACCAGCCCAGTAAAGCAACTCCTACTTCCAGAAGGCTCTTCGTCACCTACTGAGTTGTCCGATGAAGTCTTCCCAAAGACATCACCATCCCGAAGCCTCCCGACACAGTTCACAGAGTCCAAAGGAATGGCGCTCCGTGGACACTCTTCGCTGTCGGAGGGGACGGAGCGCATGGAGAACCTGAACCATTTCGAGACTCTTGGCAGTCTCAGCTGTGTGGAAGCGAAGGCTGGGAGCTACGTCCCTCTCACTCTTCACGGTAGTTCCCCAGCCCGAAATTACGCGAGGCGTATCTCTTATAAAATAGCAATTGAGTGTGACACACTCGATACCGGATATGATTCAAGTGAGGTGTGA